In one window of Mus pahari chromosome 3, PAHARI_EIJ_v1.1, whole genome shotgun sequence DNA:
- the Nnat gene encoding neuronatin isoform X4, protein MAAVAAASAELLIIGWYIFRVLLQTLSPVRPRPAGNKDSGVRRSPAADDRDQRGVQVLPAEAGAHGVPDRAAGAGGAQAASPQLRPQLPALGGRVIRCSCASRPAWEPVPRRNGGSPVFPRQRSTCQGQ, encoded by the exons atggcagcagtggcagcagcctCGGCCGAACTGCTCATCATCGGCTGGTACATCTTCCGTGTGCTGCTGCAG ACCCTGTCCCCAGTACGCCCGCGCCCAGCCGGGAACAAAGACTCAGGGGTGCGGCGGTCGCCCGCTGCGGACGATCGCGACCAACGCG GTGTTCAGGTACTCCCTGCAGAAGCTGGCGCACACGGTGTCCCGGACCGGGCGGCAGGTGCTGGGGGAGCGCAGGCAGCGAGCCCCCAACTGAGGCCCCAGCTCCCAGCCCTGGGCGGCCGTGTCATCAGGTGCTCCTGTGCTTCTCGACCAGCATGGGAGCCAGTGCCGCGCAGGAATGGGGGGTCCCCTGTGTTCCCTCGTCAGAGGAGCACTTGCCAAGGTCAGTGA
- the Nnat gene encoding neuronatin isoform X2, protein MAAVAAASAELLIIGWYIFRVLLQVFRYSLQKLAHTVSRTGRQVLGERRQRAPN, encoded by the exons atggcagcagtggcagcagcctCGGCCGAACTGCTCATCATCGGCTGGTACATCTTCCGTGTGCTGCTGCAG GTGTTCAGGTACTCCCTGCAGAAGCTGGCGCACACGGTGTCCCGGACCGGGCGGCAGGTGCTGGGGGAGCGCAGGCAGCGAGCCCCCAACTGA
- the Nnat gene encoding neuronatin isoform X3: protein MAAVAAASAELLIIGWYIFRVLLQVFLECCIYWVGFAFRNPPGTQPIARSVQVLPAEAGAHGVPDRAAGAGGAQAASPQLRPQLPALGGRVIRCSCASRPAWEPVPRRNGGSPVFPRQRSTCQGQ from the exons atggcagcagtggcagcagcctCGGCCGAACTGCTCATCATCGGCTGGTACATCTTCCGTGTGCTGCTGCAG GTGTTCCTGGAATGCTGCATTTACTGGGTAGGATTCGCTTTTCGAAATCCTCCAGGGACACAGCCCATTGCGAGAA GTGTTCAGGTACTCCCTGCAGAAGCTGGCGCACACGGTGTCCCGGACCGGGCGGCAGGTGCTGGGGGAGCGCAGGCAGCGAGCCCCCAACTGAGGCCCCAGCTCCCAGCCCTGGGCGGCCGTGTCATCAGGTGCTCCTGTGCTTCTCGACCAGCATGGGAGCCAGTGCCGCGCAGGAATGGGGGGTCCCCTGTGTTCCCTCGTCAGAGGAGCACTTGCCAAGGTCAGTGA
- the Nnat gene encoding neuronatin isoform X1, whose protein sequence is MAAVAAASAELLIIGWYIFRVLLQVFLECCIYWVGFAFRNPPGTQPIARSEVFRYSLQKLAHTVSRTGRQVLGERRQRAPN, encoded by the exons atggcagcagtggcagcagcctCGGCCGAACTGCTCATCATCGGCTGGTACATCTTCCGTGTGCTGCTGCAG GTGTTCCTGGAATGCTGCATTTACTGGGTAGGATTCGCTTTTCGAAATCCTCCAGGGACACAGCCCATTGCGAGAAGTGAG GTGTTCAGGTACTCCCTGCAGAAGCTGGCGCACACGGTGTCCCGGACCGGGCGGCAGGTGCTGGGGGAGCGCAGGCAGCGAGCCCCCAACTGA